The following proteins are encoded in a genomic region of Glycine soja cultivar W05 chromosome 17, ASM419377v2, whole genome shotgun sequence:
- the LOC114392798 gene encoding FCS-Like Zinc finger 15-like, protein MVGLSVVLEAQKSCINKKTPQVINKTTMLMLSSIHNKPSPQPSSLFQPPTFLDQCFLCGKRLLPGKDIYMYKGDRAFCSVDCRCKQIFSDEEEAIQKEKCSLAAMRPTSSSSSTSTARHHRKGTRNRGGGAYF, encoded by the exons ATGGTGGGTCTTAGTGTAGTCCTGGAAGCCCAGAAGAGTTGCATCAACAAAAAGACACCTCAAGTCATTAACAAAACCACCATGCTGATGCTTAGCAGCATCCACAACAAACCCTCCCCTcaaccttcttctctttttcagcCACCCACTTTTCTTGACCAATGCTTTCTTTGTGGGAAGAGACTCTTGCCAGGGAAAGACATCTACATGTACAA AGGGGACAGGGCATTTTGTAGCGTGGATTGCAGGTGCAAGCAGATTTTCAGCGACGAGGAAGAAGCTATTCAGAAAGAGAAGTGTTCTTTGGCTGCCATGAGGCCCACATCGTCTAGTTCTTCCACCTCAACGGCACGTCATCACCGGAAAGGAACAAGAAACCGAGGGGGTGGTGCTTATTTttag